In Streptomyces sp. NBC_00483, a single window of DNA contains:
- a CDS encoding nuclease-related domain-containing protein has product MSGLRVIPTWRNGQEWLYVCGDDGTNVAWYDRDAGRVNLLSETRRADVLDVLRPFIAGQVAVGPPPVPTPAELAGLTLHPDDDLAPNRPGEDLVISLDRAPAPQRRLRADPRRRALAAQARVGEVLDGLEAAGWRVLHSVPLPGGARIHHLLIGPGGLFALHTLPVRRQRVRIGDPWVTAGRAERQPLLRRVRADASRASFALTAEVRAGLVLVEPATVEVTTPPRDVRLFTDTDLAPLTHTAGLLKPADVEALHMMARDRGTWTRV; this is encoded by the coding sequence ATGAGCGGACTGCGCGTCATACCGACCTGGCGGAACGGCCAGGAGTGGCTCTACGTGTGCGGGGACGACGGCACGAACGTCGCCTGGTACGACCGGGACGCGGGCCGGGTGAACCTGCTCAGCGAGACCCGGCGGGCGGACGTGCTCGACGTGCTCCGTCCGTTCATCGCGGGCCAGGTCGCCGTAGGCCCGCCCCCGGTGCCGACCCCCGCCGAACTGGCCGGGCTCACCCTCCACCCCGACGACGACCTCGCGCCGAACCGGCCGGGCGAGGACCTCGTCATCTCCCTGGACCGCGCCCCGGCCCCGCAGCGCCGGCTGCGCGCCGACCCGCGGCGCAGGGCGCTCGCCGCGCAGGCACGGGTGGGCGAGGTCCTCGACGGCCTCGAGGCGGCCGGCTGGCGGGTGCTGCACTCGGTGCCGCTGCCCGGCGGAGCCCGCATCCACCACCTGCTGATCGGACCCGGCGGCCTGTTCGCGCTGCACACGCTGCCCGTGCGCAGGCAACGGGTGCGGATCGGCGACCCCTGGGTGACGGCGGGCCGCGCGGAGCGGCAGCCACTGCTGCGCCGGGTGCGGGCCGACGCGTCCCGGGCCTCCTTCGCCCTCACCGCGGAGGTCCGCGCGGGCCTGGTCCTGGTGGAACCGGCGACCGTCGAGGTGACAACACCACCACGCGACGTCCGCCTCTTCACCGACACGGACCTCGCCCCCCTCACCCACACGGCGGGCCTCCTCAAACCGGCGGACGTGGAGGCGCTCCACATGATGGCGCGGGACAGGGGGACGTGGACGCGGGTGTGA
- the ligD gene encoding non-homologous end-joining DNA ligase, translated as MAPITEVEGRRLTLSNLEKVLYPESGFTKGELLHYYATAAEALLPHLRDRPVSFLRFPDGPDGQRFFAKNVPPGTPSWVRTAEVPRSDGGSRQILVQDLPTLMWAANLVTEFHTPQWRAEAPGRADRLVFDLDPGAPADIVQCCEVGVWLRERLARDGLEAYAKTSGSKGLHLLVPLVPTASERVSAYAKGLAQGAEAAMPRLVVHRMARGLRRGKVFVDHSQNSAAKTTAVAYTLRARVSPTVSAPVTWGEVEGCGDAGDLVFVAGDVVARLGRDGDLLAGLFDADRAGELP; from the coding sequence ATGGCGCCCATCACAGAAGTGGAGGGGCGGCGGCTCACGCTCAGCAACCTGGAGAAGGTGCTGTATCCGGAATCCGGGTTCACCAAGGGCGAGCTGCTGCACTACTACGCGACGGCCGCGGAGGCCCTGCTCCCTCATCTGCGGGACCGTCCGGTCTCCTTCCTGCGCTTCCCCGACGGGCCGGACGGCCAGCGGTTCTTCGCCAAGAACGTGCCGCCGGGGACACCTTCCTGGGTGAGGACGGCCGAGGTGCCGCGCTCGGACGGGGGCTCGCGGCAGATCCTCGTACAGGACCTGCCGACGTTGATGTGGGCGGCGAACCTGGTCACCGAGTTCCACACGCCGCAGTGGCGGGCGGAGGCGCCGGGGCGGGCGGACCGGCTCGTGTTCGACCTGGACCCCGGGGCGCCGGCCGACATCGTGCAGTGCTGCGAGGTGGGGGTGTGGCTGCGGGAGCGGTTGGCGCGGGACGGGCTCGAGGCGTACGCGAAGACGTCCGGGTCCAAGGGGCTGCATCTGCTGGTGCCGCTGGTGCCTACGGCGTCGGAGCGGGTCAGTGCGTACGCGAAGGGGCTCGCGCAGGGGGCGGAGGCGGCGATGCCGCGGCTCGTGGTGCATCGGATGGCGCGGGGGCTGCGGCGCGGGAAGGTGTTCGTCGACCACAGTCAGAATTCGGCGGCGAAGACGACGGCTGTGGCGTACACCCTGCGTGCGCGGGTGTCTCCGACGGTTTCGGCGCCGGTGACGTGGGGGGAGGTCGAGGGCTGTGGGGATGCGGGGGACCTGGTTTTTGTTGCGGGGGACGTTGTTGCGCGGCTGGGGCGGGACGGGGATCTGCTCGCGGGATTGTTCGACGCCGATCGGGCCGGGGAGCTGCCTTGA
- the ku gene encoding non-homologous end joining protein Ku, which yields MRSIWNGAISFGLVSIPIKLVNATENHSISFRQIHLEDGGRIRYHKVCELEDKEVANDEIGKGYEDADGSIIPITEDDLAQLPIPTAKTIEIVSFVPAERIDPLQMGTAYYLQANGVPAAKPYTLLREALKRSNKVAIAKFALRGRERLGMLRVVDDVIAMHGLLWPDEIRAPEDAAPDSHVTVRDAELDLADALMDTLGEVDMDSLHDDYRDAVEEMIESKASGTEPAETPKKSDGGGGKVIDLMSALESSVRAAKKARSEGEEGEDVAEVTELSSRSRTKKTTAKKSTATKKTAAKKTTAKKSAPAKRTTPAKKSTSSKKTTSAKKPTPAKKKPTPRKKTSA from the coding sequence GTGCGCTCCATATGGAACGGCGCCATCTCCTTCGGCCTGGTCAGCATCCCGATCAAGCTGGTCAACGCCACCGAGAACCACTCGATCTCCTTCCGCCAGATCCACCTGGAGGACGGCGGCCGCATCCGCTATCACAAGGTGTGCGAGCTGGAGGACAAGGAAGTCGCGAACGACGAGATCGGCAAGGGGTACGAGGACGCCGACGGCTCGATCATCCCGATCACCGAGGACGATCTTGCCCAGCTCCCGATCCCCACGGCCAAGACCATCGAGATCGTCTCCTTCGTGCCGGCCGAGCGGATCGACCCGCTCCAGATGGGCACGGCGTACTACCTCCAGGCCAACGGCGTCCCGGCCGCCAAGCCGTACACGCTGCTGCGCGAGGCGCTCAAGCGCAGCAACAAGGTGGCCATCGCCAAGTTCGCGCTGCGCGGCCGGGAGCGGCTCGGGATGCTGCGGGTCGTCGACGACGTCATCGCGATGCACGGCCTGCTCTGGCCGGACGAGATCCGCGCCCCGGAGGACGCCGCCCCCGACTCCCACGTCACGGTCCGCGACGCCGAACTCGATCTGGCGGACGCCCTGATGGACACGCTCGGCGAGGTCGACATGGACTCCCTGCACGACGACTACCGGGACGCCGTGGAGGAGATGATCGAGTCGAAGGCCTCCGGCACCGAACCGGCCGAGACCCCCAAGAAGTCGGACGGCGGAGGCGGCAAGGTCATCGACCTCATGTCGGCGCTGGAGAGCAGCGTCCGGGCGGCCAAGAAGGCGCGGAGCGAGGGCGAAGAGGGCGAGGACGTGGCCGAGGTGACGGAGCTGTCCTCCCGGTCCCGTACGAAGAAGACCACGGCCAAGAAGAGCACAGCCACGAAGAAGACGGCGGCCAAGAAGACCACCGCCAAGAAGTCCGCCCCCGCGAAGAGGACCACACCGGCCAAGAAGTCGACCTCGTCGAAGAAGACCACATCCGCCAAGAAGCCGACCCCGGCAAAGAAGAAGCCGACGCCTCGCAAGAAGACGTCGGCTTGA
- a CDS encoding acyltransferase family protein, with product MSEPVQLAAHRAPLPDQQDTVAPASTPSRRQAAAPATTATPKSGKARDAFYDNAKYLAIVLVAMGHSWEPLRDGSRAAAALYIIVYTFHMPAFIVISGYFSRSFDASPARLKRLITGVAVPYVVFEVVYTLFKRYAGDDPGYDFSLLDPWYLTWFLVSLFVWRLSTPIWKTIRWPLPVALAVAALASVSPSIGDDLDMQRLLQFLPFFVLGLCLKPEHFQLVRRKEARIIAVPVFAAALLFAYWAAPRMTAAWTYHRDSAQELGAPGWTGIVMTLAMFGCSVILTACFFAWVPGRKMWFTALGAGTLYGYLLHGFVAKGSRFWDWYDNAWMHTPWGQVVVTLLAGSLITVLCTPPVQRMFRFVMEPKMEWAFKRDAAKVARGR from the coding sequence GTGAGCGAACCGGTACAGCTCGCGGCTCATCGGGCCCCGCTGCCCGATCAGCAGGACACTGTCGCACCCGCGAGCACTCCATCCAGGAGACAGGCGGCCGCACCGGCCACCACCGCGACACCGAAGTCCGGCAAGGCCCGTGACGCGTTCTACGACAACGCCAAGTACTTGGCGATCGTCCTGGTCGCGATGGGCCATTCCTGGGAGCCGCTGCGCGACGGGAGCCGGGCGGCCGCCGCCCTCTACATCATCGTGTACACGTTCCACATGCCGGCGTTCATCGTCATCTCCGGCTATTTCTCGCGGTCGTTCGACGCGAGCCCTGCTCGGCTCAAGCGGCTGATCACGGGTGTGGCGGTGCCGTACGTGGTGTTCGAGGTCGTCTACACACTCTTCAAGCGGTACGCGGGTGACGATCCCGGATACGACTTCAGCCTTCTGGACCCCTGGTACCTGACCTGGTTCCTGGTCTCGCTGTTCGTGTGGCGCCTGAGCACGCCGATCTGGAAGACGATCCGCTGGCCGCTGCCGGTGGCCCTCGCCGTCGCGGCGCTCGCCTCCGTCTCCCCCAGCATCGGCGACGACCTGGACATGCAGCGCCTGCTGCAGTTCCTGCCGTTCTTCGTCCTCGGCCTGTGCCTGAAGCCGGAGCACTTCCAGCTGGTGCGCCGCAAGGAGGCGCGGATCATCGCGGTGCCGGTCTTCGCGGCCGCGCTGCTGTTCGCGTACTGGGCGGCGCCGCGGATGACCGCGGCGTGGACGTACCACCGGGACAGTGCCCAGGAGTTGGGCGCGCCCGGCTGGACCGGAATCGTCATGACCCTGGCCATGTTCGGCTGTTCGGTGATCCTCACCGCGTGCTTCTTCGCGTGGGTGCCGGGCCGCAAGATGTGGTTCACGGCGCTCGGCGCGGGCACGCTGTACGGCTACCTGCTGCACGGCTTCGTCGCCAAGGGCTCCCGCTTCTGGGACTGGTACGACAACGCCTGGATGCACACCCCGTGGGGCCAGGTCGTGGTGACGCTGCTCGCGGGAAGTCTGATCACCGTGCTGTGCACGCCACCGGTGCAGCGGATGTTCCGGTTCGTGATGGAGCCGAAGATGGAGTGGGCGTTCAAGCGGGACGCCGCCAAGGTGGCCAGGGGGCGTTAG
- a CDS encoding MarR family winged helix-turn-helix transcriptional regulator — translation MTPAPIDAHEPWMRGLHADTGYLLYRLGLRSGQLFNASLQESGLRLRHYAVLRFLATGEGALQRELSAQLGYDPSAIVGLVDDLEKASFVERRPSPGDRRSRIVVLTDDGRDFLRGTDEAGLRVTSELLAPLDEDECETLHGLLRRVAEAGLG, via the coding sequence ATGACCCCCGCCCCGATCGACGCGCACGAGCCATGGATGCGCGGGCTGCACGCCGACACGGGCTATCTGCTGTACCGGCTCGGCCTGCGCTCGGGGCAGTTGTTCAACGCCTCGCTCCAGGAGTCGGGGCTTCGCCTGCGCCACTACGCGGTGCTGCGCTTCCTGGCCACGGGCGAGGGCGCGCTGCAAAGGGAGTTGAGCGCGCAGCTCGGCTACGACCCGAGCGCGATCGTGGGTCTGGTCGACGATCTGGAGAAGGCCTCGTTCGTCGAGCGGCGGCCGTCCCCCGGCGACCGGCGCAGCCGGATCGTCGTGCTCACGGACGACGGGCGGGACTTTCTGCGCGGCACGGACGAGGCGGGGCTGCGGGTGACGAGCGAGCTGCTCGCACCGCTGGACGAGGACGAATGCGAGACGCTGCACGGGCTGTTGCGGCGGGTCGCGGAGGCCGGGCTCGGCTGA
- a CDS encoding SDR family NAD(P)-dependent oxidoreductase, with translation MSIDLTGKAAVVTGGGRGLGLSYAHALAAHGASVVVNDVDEAVAEAAVKSIREAGGTAVAEVVPVGTAEAADRLVARAVSEFGRLDVLVTNAGILRDKVLWKMTDEDFDAVFTTHLKGTFTCARAAAVRMREQGEGGTLVLVGSPAGQRGNFGQTNYAAAKAGIVAMARTWSMELSRANITVNAIVPVAATAMTETIPAFAPYVEALRGGEPLPSFLRKGEGFGTPEDCAALVPFLASEAARSVTGQAIGIGGDRLTLWSHPQEIKSAYADGGWTPDTIADAWPTSVGAELQTVGIPAPKLPEGEAR, from the coding sequence GTGTCCATCGATCTCACCGGAAAGGCGGCCGTCGTCACCGGCGGCGGCCGTGGCCTCGGCCTCTCCTACGCCCATGCCCTCGCCGCCCACGGCGCCTCGGTCGTCGTCAACGACGTCGACGAGGCCGTCGCCGAAGCGGCCGTGAAGTCCATCCGCGAGGCGGGCGGCACGGCCGTCGCCGAGGTGGTCCCGGTCGGCACGGCCGAGGCCGCGGACCGCCTGGTGGCGCGGGCGGTGAGCGAGTTCGGCCGCCTCGACGTCCTGGTCACCAACGCCGGCATCCTGCGCGACAAGGTCCTGTGGAAGATGACCGACGAAGACTTCGACGCGGTGTTCACCACCCATCTGAAGGGCACCTTCACCTGCGCCCGCGCCGCCGCGGTCCGCATGCGCGAGCAGGGCGAGGGAGGCACGCTCGTCCTCGTCGGCTCGCCCGCGGGGCAACGGGGTAATTTCGGCCAGACGAACTACGCCGCCGCGAAGGCCGGCATCGTCGCCATGGCCCGTACGTGGTCGATGGAGCTGTCCCGGGCGAACATCACGGTCAACGCGATCGTCCCGGTCGCCGCGACGGCCATGACGGAGACGATCCCGGCCTTCGCCCCGTACGTGGAGGCCCTGCGCGGCGGCGAACCGCTCCCGTCCTTCCTGCGCAAGGGCGAGGGCTTCGGCACACCGGAGGACTGCGCGGCCCTCGTCCCCTTCCTCGCCTCCGAAGCGGCCCGCTCCGTCACCGGCCAGGCGATCGGCATCGGCGGCGACCGCCTCACGCTCTGGTCGCACCCGCAGGAGATCAAGTCGGCCTACGCGGACGGGGGCTGGACCCCGGACACGATCGCCGACGCGTGGCCCACGTCGGTCGGCGCCGAACTCCAGACGGTGGGCATCCCCGCCCCGAAGCTTCCGGAGGGGGAGGCCCGATGA
- a CDS encoding amidohydrolase family protein — MNIDELAAIDVHTHAEVSSKGHGSLSDDLHEASSAYFKTEGNRKPTLEETAAYYRERNMAAVIFTVDAESATGTEPVPNEEVAEAAAAHPDVLIPFASIDPFRGKAGVKQARRLVEEYGVKGFKFHPSIQAFFPNDRAVAYDLYELIEETGTIALFHTGQTGIGAGVPGGGGIRLKYSNPLHVDDVAADFPHLKIILAHPSFPWQDEALAVATHKPGVHIDLSGWSPKYFPPQLIQYANTLLKDKVLFGSDYPVLTPDRWLADFAKLQIKDEVRPKILKENAARLLGLTKP, encoded by the coding sequence ATGAACATCGACGAGCTGGCCGCGATCGACGTCCACACCCACGCGGAGGTGTCCTCCAAGGGCCACGGCTCCCTCTCCGACGACCTCCATGAGGCCTCGTCCGCGTACTTCAAGACCGAGGGCAACCGGAAGCCGACGCTCGAGGAGACGGCCGCGTACTACCGCGAGCGGAACATGGCCGCCGTGATCTTCACGGTCGACGCCGAGTCCGCGACGGGCACGGAGCCGGTCCCGAACGAGGAGGTGGCGGAGGCGGCGGCCGCCCACCCGGACGTCCTGATCCCCTTCGCCTCCATCGACCCGTTCCGGGGCAAGGCCGGAGTGAAGCAGGCCCGCCGCTTGGTGGAGGAGTACGGAGTAAAGGGCTTCAAATTCCACCCCTCCATCCAGGCCTTCTTCCCCAACGACCGCGCGGTCGCCTACGACCTCTACGAGCTGATCGAGGAAACAGGCACCATCGCCCTCTTCCACACCGGCCAGACGGGCATCGGCGCGGGCGTGCCGGGCGGCGGCGGCATCCGCCTCAAGTACTCGAACCCCCTCCACGTGGACGACGTGGCGGCCGACTTCCCCCACCTCAAAATCATCCTGGCGCACCCGTCGTTCCCCTGGCAGGACGAGGCCCTGGCGGTGGCGACGCACAAGCCGGGCGTGCACATCGACCTCTCCGGCTGGTCCCCGAAGTACTTCCCGCCCCAGCTGATCCAGTACGCGAACACGCTGCTCAAGGACAAGGTCCTCTTCGGCTCGGACTACCCGGTCCTGACCCCGGACCGCTGGCTCGCGGACTTCGCGAAGCTCCAGATCAAGGACGAGGTCCGCCCCAAGATCCTCAAGGAGAACGCGGCACGCCTGCTGGGCCTGACCAAGCCGTAG
- a CDS encoding acyl-CoA synthetase, translated as MRNEGLGSWPARRARKTPHRTALIHNGTTYTYADLHDRTTRLAHALRAHGVRRGDRVAYLGPNHPSYLETLFAAGTLGAVFVPLNTRLSTAELAYQIADSGAKTLLHTGDGEHAKALSVPVTIEADGSGYEELLEAAPADPVDEAVGGDDVCLIMYTSGTTGRPKGAMLTHANLTWNAINVLVDHDLIADEVALVSAPLFHTAGLNMLTLPVLLKGGTCVLVGAFDPAATFDLVRRHGVTFMFGVPTMFDLLTRQPAWPTADLSSLRLLTCGGAPVPPPLIAAYQERGLTFLQGYGMTEAAPGTLFLDAEHAVSKAGSAGVPHFFSDVQVVGPDLTPVDTDETGEVVVRGPHVMPGYWGLPTETAAAFSDGWFRTGDAARVDADGYVTIVDRFKDMIISGGENIYPAEIEAALLAHPDVAECAVIGVPDEKWGEVPRAIVVPRAGTTPLPETLLTSLSGRLAKYKIPKSLLLADGLPRTASGKLLKSRLREAHGGSHEQDAQQP; from the coding sequence ATGCGCAACGAGGGACTGGGGTCATGGCCCGCACGCCGGGCCCGCAAGACCCCGCACCGCACCGCCCTGATCCACAACGGCACCACATACACATACGCCGACCTGCACGACCGCACGACCCGCCTGGCGCACGCCCTGCGCGCACACGGCGTGCGCCGCGGCGACCGCGTCGCGTACCTCGGCCCGAACCACCCCTCGTACCTGGAGACACTGTTCGCGGCGGGCACGCTGGGGGCGGTCTTCGTCCCCCTCAACACCCGCCTGTCGACAGCCGAACTCGCCTACCAAATAGCCGACTCGGGAGCGAAAACCCTCCTGCACACGGGAGACGGGGAACACGCGAAGGCACTGTCGGTCCCGGTGACAATCGAGGCTGACGGAAGCGGATACGAGGAATTGCTGGAGGCCGCCCCAGCGGACCCGGTGGACGAGGCGGTCGGCGGCGACGACGTCTGCCTCATCATGTACACCTCGGGCACGACGGGCCGCCCCAAGGGCGCGATGCTCACCCACGCCAACCTGACGTGGAACGCGATCAACGTCCTGGTCGACCACGACCTGATCGCGGACGAGGTCGCCCTCGTCTCGGCGCCCCTGTTCCACACGGCGGGCCTGAACATGCTGACGCTGCCGGTGCTGCTCAAGGGCGGCACGTGCGTCCTGGTCGGCGCGTTCGACCCGGCGGCCACGTTCGACCTGGTGCGGCGGCACGGTGTGACGTTCATGTTCGGCGTCCCGACGATGTTCGACCTGCTGACCCGCCAGCCCGCGTGGCCGACCGCGGACCTCTCGTCCCTACGCCTCCTGACCTGCGGGGGTGCCCCGGTGCCGCCGCCGCTGATCGCGGCCTACCAGGAACGCGGCCTCACCTTCCTCCAGGGCTACGGCATGACGGAGGCGGCCCCCGGCACCCTCTTCCTCGACGCGGAGCACGCGGTGAGCAAGGCGGGCTCGGCGGGCGTGCCGCACTTCTTCAGCGACGTACAGGTGGTGGGCCCGGACCTGACGCCGGTGGACACCGACGAGACGGGCGAGGTGGTGGTCCGCGGCCCACACGTGATGCCGGGCTACTGGGGCCTGCCGACGGAAACCGCAGCGGCCTTCTCCGACGGCTGGTTCCGCACGGGAGACGCGGCACGCGTGGACGCCGACGGCTACGTGACCATCGTCGACCGCTTCAAGGACATGATCATCTCGGGCGGCGAGAACATCTACCCCGCAGAGATCGAGGCCGCGCTGCTGGCCCACCCCGACGTGGCGGAGTGCGCGGTGATAGGCGTCCCCGACGAGAAATGGGGCGAGGTCCCCCGGGCCATAGTCGTCCCGCGCGCGGGCACGACCCCACTCCCCGAGACCCTCCTGACCTCCCTCTCCGGCCGGCTGGCGAAATACAAGATCCCCAAGTCCCTCCTCCTGGCCGACGGACTCCCGCGCACGGCCTCCGGAAAGCTCCTCAAATCCCGCCTGCGCGAGGCGCACGGCGGCTCTCACGAACAGGACGCCCAACAGCCATGA
- a CDS encoding MaoC family dehydratase, translating into MTTTLTVNGLPELKKLSGTDLGTSDWLEITQDRINTFADATGDHQWIHVDPERAAAGPFGAPIAHGYLTLSLFIPLFTDLLDVQGVTTKVNYGLNKVRFPSPVKAGSRIRLSARVASVEEVSGDGAQITIDGTIEIEGTQKPAAVLQSVSRFYA; encoded by the coding sequence ATGACCACGACCCTCACGGTGAACGGCCTGCCCGAACTCAAGAAGCTGTCCGGCACGGACCTCGGCACCAGCGACTGGCTCGAGATCACCCAGGACCGCATCAACACGTTCGCCGACGCGACGGGCGACCACCAGTGGATCCACGTGGACCCCGAACGCGCCGCGGCGGGCCCCTTCGGCGCCCCGATCGCCCACGGCTACCTGACCCTCTCCCTCTTCATCCCCCTCTTCACCGACCTCCTGGACGTCCAGGGCGTCACCACAAAGGTCAACTACGGCCTCAACAAGGTCCGCTTCCCGTCCCCGGTCAAGGCGGGCTCCCGCATCCGCCTGTCGGCGCGGGTGGCATCAGTGGAAGAGGTGTCAGGCGATGGAGCCCAAATCACCATCGACGGAACCATAGAAATAGAGGGCACCCAGAAGCCGGCAGCAGTCCTCCAAAGCGTCTCCCGCTTCTACGCCTGA
- a CDS encoding response regulator, translating to MSTYSRVVPGASGRVLVVDDNKVIRQLIRVNLELEGFEVVTAADGAECLEVIDQVRPDVVTLDVVMPRLDGLRTAARLRADARTRSLPIVIVSACTQYEVESGLDVGVDAFLAKPFEPSELVRVVRQLSEQGRAGAAPGGASRAGAGRPVSAADDAEQATRTADA from the coding sequence GTGTCGACCTACTCTCGAGTTGTGCCAGGCGCGTCCGGCCGAGTCCTTGTCGTGGACGACAACAAGGTGATTCGGCAGCTGATCAGGGTCAATCTCGAGCTGGAGGGCTTCGAGGTCGTGACCGCGGCCGATGGTGCCGAGTGTTTGGAAGTGATCGACCAGGTGCGGCCCGACGTCGTCACGCTGGACGTCGTCATGCCCCGGCTCGACGGGCTGCGGACCGCCGCCCGGCTGCGGGCGGACGCCCGTACGCGTTCGTTGCCCATCGTCATCGTCAGCGCCTGCACCCAGTACGAGGTCGAGAGCGGGCTCGACGTCGGCGTCGACGCGTTTCTCGCCAAGCCCTTCGAGCCGAGTGAACTGGTGCGTGTCGTACGGCAGTTGAGCGAGCAGGGGCGCGCGGGGGCGGCCCCCGGCGGTGCCTCCCGCGCGGGTGCAGGGCGCCCCGTGAGTGCCGCAGATGACGCCGAGCAGGCCACCCGCACCGCCGACGCCTGA
- the nrtL gene encoding ArgS-related anticodon-binding protein NrtL — MTPAELSRTVLRAVRRAVDDGELDAAVCAAGEERIVVERPRAGGQGDYATNVALQLARPAGRPPRQVAEILSRRLGESPGIDGVVVTGPGFLNVRLSESASASGAFVAEILSAGERYGFAEGATATGQVVQLHAPDEVRALVVMDSVARLLRSQGVHVRTSCAGRPRPEWVDVLGVHVDAVGSPDGGIGIRPVPAPADPMPLGRDAARWALLHPAAHDRPRIGDDEHQHLAQRESNPLFRVRYAHARTHALTRNAADLGFTADPTGPAGHAEDVPGQEDLVAVLADHPRILRAAAEQHALDRLARHLVGVADTFMASLCPAVLPQGEEKPSAAHRARLALAEAVGTVLAGGLTLLGIDAPEHL, encoded by the coding sequence GTGACCCCCGCCGAGCTCTCCCGCACCGTCCTGCGCGCCGTCCGTCGCGCGGTCGACGACGGCGAGCTCGACGCGGCCGTGTGCGCGGCGGGCGAGGAGCGGATCGTCGTCGAGCGGCCGCGGGCCGGCGGGCAGGGGGACTACGCCACCAACGTCGCGCTGCAGCTCGCCCGCCCTGCCGGACGGCCCCCGCGTCAGGTCGCCGAGATCCTGTCCCGTCGGCTCGGGGAGAGCCCCGGTATCGACGGTGTCGTCGTCACCGGACCCGGGTTTCTCAATGTCAGGCTGTCGGAATCCGCGTCCGCCTCCGGCGCATTCGTCGCGGAGATCCTGAGCGCCGGGGAGCGATACGGGTTCGCTGAAGGCGCCACCGCCACCGGTCAGGTTGTTCAGTTGCACGCTCCCGACGAGGTGCGTGCCCTCGTCGTCATGGACTCCGTCGCCCGTCTGCTGCGCTCCCAAGGCGTCCACGTACGGACCAGCTGCGCAGGCCGGCCCCGGCCCGAGTGGGTCGACGTCCTCGGCGTCCACGTCGACGCGGTCGGCAGCCCCGACGGCGGCATCGGCATCCGGCCCGTGCCCGCCCCCGCCGACCCCATGCCGCTCGGCCGTGACGCCGCCCGCTGGGCTCTGCTCCACCCCGCGGCCCACGACCGGCCCCGCATCGGCGACGACGAGCACCAGCACCTCGCACAGCGTGAGTCCAATCCGCTCTTCCGCGTCCGGTACGCCCACGCCCGCACCCACGCCCTGACCCGCAACGCCGCGGACCTCGGCTTCACCGCCGACCCCACCGGACCCGCCGGGCATGCCGAAGACGTACCCGGTCAGGAAGACCTCGTCGCCGTGCTCGCCGACCACCCCCGCATCCTCCGCGCCGCAGCCGAGCAGCACGCCCTCGACCGGCTCGCCCGGCACCTCGTCGGCGTTGCCGACACCTTCATGGCCTCGCTCTGTCCGGCCGTACTGCCCCAAGGCGAGGAGAAACCCTCGGCCGCCCACCGTGCCCGGCTCGCGCTCGCCGAAGCCGTCGGGACGGTGCTCGCAGGCGGCCTGACCCTGCTCGGCATCGACGCACCCGAACATCTGTGA